A region of Solanum dulcamara chromosome 7, daSolDulc1.2, whole genome shotgun sequence DNA encodes the following proteins:
- the LOC129895481 gene encoding alpha-1,3-arabinosyltransferase XAT2-like, with amino-acid sequence MYNPILAKSFSHYERKTFGCCAFVLFLIVVFSSCMVFKNHLYPQSVNGDAMNLQISMNAAEDMFVIKDTTLLKKLETEKKDSKPMCNVLEPLSDYCETKGDIRVQGNSSTIFVVMSHNFNISTENNSWTIQPYPRKGNSGAMSRVKSWTVKLVQDSKKIPKCSVYHGYPAVLFSLGGYSGNHFHDFSDLLVPIFSNSRHFNSEVHFLATDYKSWWIGKYKTLLNNMSKNKILDIDNENEVHCFPSVTTGLKSHKEFGIDSSKFPNGVSMLDFRQFLRRSFSLNRIEAIKMKGDIVTRPRLLIMSRKKSRILLNEGDVRRMSEDLGYEVVLAEANLSTNLSKFAQIVNSCDVIMGVHGAGLTNMVFLPNNAVLIQLVPLGAMDYLAKRDFGDPAGEMNIKYFDYKIGVNESSLVEQYPPNHKVFKDPSSFHRKGWGVFRSIYLDKQNVKVDLNRFRSTLLKAKKLLATS; translated from the exons ATGTATAATCCCATACTGGCAAAAAGCTTTAGTCACTATGAAAGAAAAACATTTGGATGTTGTGCTTTTGTTTTGTTCTTGATTGTTGTGTTTAGCAGTTGCATGGTTTTCAAGAATCATTTGTATCCTCAATCAGTTA ATGGTGATGCCATGAATTTACAAATATCTATGAATGCTGCTGAAGATATGTTTGTGATCAAGGATACAACACTTCTCAAGAAATTAG AAACAGAGAAAAAGGATTCAAAACCAATGTGTAATGTGTTGGAACCATTGTCTGATTACTGTGAGACCAAAGGGGACATAAGGGTCCAAGGAAACTCCTCAACAATTTTTGTTGTTATGTCTCATAATTTCAACATTTCTACTGAGAACAATTCATGGACCATACAACCTTATCCAAGAAAAGGTAATTCAGGGGCAATGTCAAGAGTTAAATCTTGGACAGTAAAATTAGTACAAGACAGCAAAAAAATCCCAAAATGCAGTGTGTATCATGGCTATCCAGCAGTTCTATTTTCACTTGGAGGATATTCAGGAAaccattttcatgatttttcagaTTTACTCGTTCCAATCTTTTCAAATTCGCGTCATTTTAATTCAGAGGTACACTTTCTTGCCACGGATTATAAGTCGTGGTGGATAGGTAAGTACAAAACATTGCTCAACAACATGTCTAAGAACAAAATTCTTGATATTGACAACGAAAACGAGGTACATTGCTTTCCTAGTGTGACAACAGGCCTTAAATCTCACAAAGAATTTGGGATTGATTCCTCAAAGTTCCCAAATGGGGTGTCAATGCTCGATTTTAGACAGTTCTTGAGGAGATCATTTTCTCTAAACAGAATTGAGGCCATCAAGATGAAGGGTGATATTGTTACGAGGCCACGTTTGCTGATCATGTCAAGGAAGAAATCGCGAATTTTATTAAATGAGGGCGATGTAAGACGAATGTCTGAAGATTTGGGGTACGAGGTTGTCCTGGCTGAAGCTAACCTTAGtacaaatttatcaaaattcgCGCAAATTGTTAATTCTTGTGATGTGATAATGGGAGTTCATGGAGCTGGATTAACCAACATGGTTTTTCTCCCTAATAATGCAGTTTTAATTCAGCTTGTTCCTTTAGGAGCAATGGATTATTTGGCTAAACGTGATTTTGGAGATCCTGCTGGAGAAATGAACATAAAATACTTCGATTATAAAATTGGTGTGAATGAGAGTTCTCTAGTGGAACAATATCCACCTAATCATAAAGTTTTTAAAGATCCATCATCATTTCATAGGAAAGGATGGGGTGTATTTAGATCAATTTATTTGGATAAACAGAATGTAAAAGTTGATCTTAATAGGTTTAGGTCTACTTTGTTAAAAGCTAAAAAGCTTCTAGCCACGTCTTGA